Proteins from one Ictidomys tridecemlineatus isolate mIctTri1 chromosome 14, mIctTri1.hap1, whole genome shotgun sequence genomic window:
- the Slc25a4 gene encoding ADP/ATP translocase 1 translates to MSDQALSFLKDFLAGGVAAAVSKTAVAPIERVKLLLQVQHASQQISAEKQYKGIIDCVVRIPKEQGFLSFWRGNLANVIRYFPTQALNFAFKDKYKQIFLGGVDRHKQFWRYFAGNLASGGAAGATSLCFVYPLDFARTRLAADVGKGAHQREFSGLGNCLTKIFKSDGLKGLYQGFNVSVQGIIIYRAAYFGVYDTAKGMLPDPKNVHIIVSWMIAQTVTAVAGLVSYPFDTVRRRMMMQSGRKGADIMYTGTIDCWKKIAKDEGGKAFFKGAWSNVLRGMGGAFVLVLYDEIKKYV, encoded by the exons ATGAGTGATCAGGCACTCAGCTTCCTAAAAGACTTCTTGGCAGGTGGCGTCGCCGCTGCCGTCTCCAAGACCGCGGTGGCCCCCATCGAGAGGGTCAAACTGCTGCTGCAG GTCCAGCATGCCAGCCAACAGATCAGTGCTGAGAAACAGTACAAAGGGATCATTGATTGCGTGGTGAGAATCCCCAAGGAGCAGGGCTTTCTCTCATTCTGGAGGGGTAACCTGGCCAACGTCATCCGTTACTTCCCCACCCAAGCCCTCAACTTCGCGTTCAAGGACAAGTACAAGCAGATCTTCCTGGGGGGTGTCGATCGGCATAAGCAGTTCTGGCGCTATTTTGCTGGTAACCTGGCTTCTGGTGGGGCAGCTGGGGCCACCTCCCTCTGCTTTGTCTACCCGCTGGACTTTGCTAGAACCAGGTTGGCTGCTGATGTTGGCAAGGGTGCCCACCAGCGTGAGTTCAGTGGCCTGGGCAACTGCCTTACCAAGATCTTCAAGTCTGATGGCCTGAAGGGTCTCTATCAAGGCTTCAATGTCTCTGTCCAGGGCATCATTATCTACAGAGCTGCCTACTTCGGAGTCTATGATACTGCCAAGG GGATGTTGCCTGATCCTAAGAACGTGCACATTATTGTGAGCTGGATGATTGCCCAGACTGTGACAGCAGTCGCTGGGCTGGTGTCCTACCCCTTTGACACTGTTCGTCGTAGGATGATGATGCAATCTGGCCGGAAAGGGG CTGATATTATGTACACGGGGACAATTGACTGCTGGAAGAAGATTGCCAAAGATGAAGGAGGCAAGGCTTTCTTCAAAGGTGCCTGGTCCAATGTATTGAGAGGCATGGGTGGTGCTTTTGTATTGGTATTGTATGATGAGATCAAAAAATATGTCTAA